The sequence GTGGACTAGCATGGGAGTGGCAGCCTAAAGGACACCCCACACTCTCCTAAACATCACCTCCTCCTGCTTTAGTCCTGGGAGGTCTCAAAGGTCCAAGTGATGGCAGCATCAAAGACCCACATAGCAGCTTCCTCTCTTTTCCCGTTGCCCACTTCTACCACCTTTGGGCACGACACCTGTGTAAGACAGTTCATTTAATCAACACTGCAGGAATCACTGAACATAAGGGCAGAACTAGAACCCGTATTTACCCCCTGGGAAGACTCCTGGTTTTGTCTGGAGGCCATAACCACACAGGAACACAGGAGCTGGAGCTGTTTTCTTGTACTCAgaagtcattaaggaaatgaCCAGATGTTATCTGGTAATTCTTGgtgtgcacaaacacacacacacacccccaaccaTGAAtatcttgttattttattttttaaaaaggttccaATACAAGGCCCCAGAGTAGTACATGCAAACCACTGACCCTCCAACCGTCATTGTCAGGTGACCAGCACAATCTACTACTGCAGCCGGTGACCTACTGGAGAGCAGCCTCTCACCTTGAGTCCCACCGCCTATCTATGCCAACGTCCAGCCTACCACATGGCTCTTGGTGACTCAGGTACGTTTTAGTATCTGGACAAAAGAGACACATCGAGCAGCGAGTATAATGAGTAAGTGTCCTTAGTGTATTAGACAAGGGAAAATACAATCAAGGCATAAAAGGGGAAAGTCAGCTTCATTTGATGCCCGAATCCCCAGAGTCTCTTCCACACATGACCTGTGTCTACGGACATCTGCCAACGACGGATCAAGGACTTGCTCattttctgatgagatggatggagCTGTCCATGGTGAAGGGATGTAGGATGGGTGAAACACTGACATGAGGGAAAAACTTGAAGCTGTGGTTGCAATTCATAGGCCACCTTTTCCATGATGCTCCCCCATCCCTGTAAGTCCAACACTGTGCCCATCTTGGGGTCTACGAATTCCGGGAAATGGTACAATGGAGGGATAGAGAATTCTGACTCCAGTCATGTCTGTGAGTACAGGAGAATGCAGCTATGGAGGAATTCAATCACATCAGAGGGTTTTAGTTTGTTTTGGGTTTAGTATATTCAGTGATtcttacttaaatttaaaaacatgttttttataGGTCTGGTTCTCAGTGCTCTTAAGTTACTAACAGATTGCTACCTGCAGCTGATTTCAGGGAAAGGGTATGTTTGGTAAACTAGTTTTAATTGAAACCACCAGCTAACTAAAAGAGATATATTCTCATTAGAAAAATAACTATGAGGGCAAGCAGCACTTGGCTCCGAGAACTACCTGCTTTTTGGTGCAGAGAGCTTCCTTCTTCTCAGTCAGAGAGAAAGGACAGACTGATCATCGAGGAGCATGCAGTCATCCCTAGGTCCCTCGAGAGTAACAGCATGAAGGGCACTGATCTTGAGGGGTAAGGACATCTGTACCAGGCAGCATTTGAGATGCCTGACTGCCAGCTTCCCAAAACCATGACAATCAGCAAGGCTGGTAACTGGCTGACCTTAGTAACCCACTCGCACTCCTTTGTGAATAGGACCCAAACTCAAGAGGTCCTGCATAGACGCTCCGCACACCCACTCCCCACTGCCATGCTCCCGTACAGGACCTCTTCATTCAGCCCAAAGAGCCAGCAGGGGCTAAAGAAATGTGAATAGTGTCAACACAAACAGAGATTACTATTACACCACAGTGTTTTTTCAGACATTCCCAAGATCAATAGGGGTCTTCccaaaatgagacaaaataaatTTCAGCTCTTACACCAGTAACCAGTGACCATAAGAGCCAGAGTTAGTTATGGGTATAAAGTGACTAGTGGTCAGTTATTGTTCATTAGTTAACAAGCGTAACTGCAGCAACTCTACCCAGAGCTGAGCACACTTGGGTATCTGATGTCAGATGTCAGTTAAGGGTCATGTCCCTGTAAACCTAAGCACCAAAGCAAAATGCACAATTTCCCTTTTTGCCCTTAACTGGTGAAGAGTTCAAGCACTGCAGTTCTACCAGAATGATACTGGTTGTGCCTCCTgcaaacattttactttttttttttggccacaccacaccccttgcaggatcttaattccctgaccagggattaaacctacgccctcagcaatgaaagctcggagtcctaaccactggaccaccaaggaattccccatTTAATTTCTTAATACTACTAAACATAGGTGAGAGAGTATCTCACCAGCGCCCACGGTCAGCACAAGATGACCCGCAAGACAAAAAGGCTCATCGACGAGCCTTAGAAGGTACTGTCATTGACCTTCCGACTCAGGGGACGTCAGCTCTTCTGACAAGGTTCCACGAGGGCTTCCTGACCACCAACTCCTAAATTATAGCCTGGCACCTTTGAAAAAGCCCAGATCAGAGTAACTGTGCCAAAGCTCTAGAGGACACTTTCTCCGGGGACAGACAATTGTCCCAGCGGTCATTCAGTTCCACAGAGCAACACCTGGACAGAGACTCTGCTCCCAAAGTATACTACTTCTAtcagccaaaaagttaaaaactgcTGTTCTCTAAAAAGCTCATGAACAGACTCACAGTGATAACCCTGCACTGGGAGATTAACTTcctgaaagagagaaataagaactgAAAGGAAGAGGGCGAGAGACCCTGATGAAACCTCACCCCCATCACCCCTCTTAAGAGGGGCTTTCCTGGGTCTAAACTATTGCCTCCACAGTGAGACCTTCCCCTGCCATCGCACAGGACGCGCCCAGGAGGGCAATGGAAGTCCCAGGCGAAAGGAACGCAGTCTGATGGGACGGACTTCCGCCAGAACCGAGACAGATGTAAAGGGCTCTCTGCTGTGTCTTGTCTAAAGGAAGGGCCCTATAAAAGGCTGCAAACGGACCGACGCCAGGCAGGAGCGAGTGGAGGCACGAGCTGCACTCGGGAGCCGTTTCCGACCAGGGCCCAACAGAACCGCACTCGTGACACCTCGGCAGTGAAGGCTCCATGTCCCTTCTACGGGGAAAACCCAATTATtagaaaaattcaggaaaaacagCAAATGCATGCTGATCCTTCCTGTTCTCGTTCCCATTTTATTATTCAGCTGTCACGGGAAAAGCTCCAAGTGCCCAGCACCAAACAGCGGATTCCTCCCTGCTAACCTGCAGGCACCTTAGACGCCGCCCTCCTCCTCCACGCCCCCCAGCCCTCCCGCCTGCTGCGTGGGCCCCTGCCCGGCCTGGTCAGTCGCTGCCCCCCTTCTGTTTGGCCAGGGCACGCCTCAGCTCCCGCAGGTTCTCCGTCAGCACCTCCACCTCGTCCAGGCGGCCGCGCTGCTTGGCGTCGAATATGTACGCCTTGATGTTGTCGATCTGCTGGAGCAGCAGCTCCTCCTCGATGGGTTCGGCGCCCTCCCGCCCGCCATCACTGTCCTCCTCGAAGGGGTTGGTGCAGGGGGCCTCCTCAAAGGGGTTGCCAGGAACAGGGGGGGATGCAGGTGTCCGCGGGGGGTGCTCATCTTCCTCGTCgaaggggttgggggcggggctgTCTGGCCTAGCGAAGGGATTCCCGGCCAcggcctcctcttcctcctcttcctcaaaaGGGTTGTACTCTCGGAGCGGGCGGGCCGGCGGGCCAAGGGAAGGCTCCGGAGCAGGAGGGCTAGCCGTGCCCTCGGCTGAGGGGCTGGCGAGGTCTTCTTCCTCATCGAAGGGATTCAGGGAGGGTGCCTCACTGCGCTGCGACGGGGTGCTCTGGGGCAGGAACTCCCGGCCCAGAGCTGGGGGCCCAGACCACCCTCGGAAGGGCTCGGGTGCCAGGCTGGGTGGAGAGGTCTTGGTGGCAGTGCCGCTCTGAGCTGGGGAAGAGCCCAGATCCAAAGCGTGCGCGAGGTGGGTGCGCGGCTCCCTGCCCGGCTCCAGCTGAAAAGGCCTGACTTCGCGGAAGTCCAGGGACCGAGTGCGCGTGTGCAGAGAGGCCGCCTGGCCCCGCTCGCGTGCCCACTCGCGCGCCCGCAGCGCCTGCAGCTGCGCCCGCTGCAGGTCCTCCTCCTCGGCCTGCCTGCGGGACAGCTCGATGGCCTTCTCCGTCTGCTGCTGCTCGTACTCGTCCTGCAGCTGGCGCAGGTTCTCCTGCAGCGTGCGCACTTCGTCCGTCCGGCCCGCGGCCCTGGCCTGCCGGATGAAGGACGTGATGTTGTGGATCTGCTGCAGGAGGGGGTCCGGGTCCTCGCTCTGCCTCTGGCCTTCCGACAGCGGGAGCCAGCCCTCGGCCTTTCTCGGCGGGGCGGGACCCCTCCGAGGGGGCACCACCTCCCCGTTGGTTGCACGCGATGCCAGGTCACTCCGCCTCTCCTCAAGCCTCCGCTGGGATTCCAGGGCAGCCTGGGAAGACACCAAAGCCAAAAAGAAACACGGTCACCTGGCCAACAGCCACACTGCCAGCCACCACTGCGGTCACACCATCCCCATTCCAGTGAGACCCCAATTCCCCACCTCAGGGCTACAATATCCCGCTGCTAAACTCAAACCatgctttttcaaaattaaaataacaaacaacATTAAGTTCAGGCGTAAGCTTCTCTCCATCTCACATTCACTGGCTAAGCACTTATCTTAAACCTCTGAGGTCTATTACCACTCATCTACACTGGAATCCCACACAATCGTAAATACACGTATTATTCTGTTTACTGCTGCATATTCCAAGCACTCTAAGAACTCCCTGGTGTCTGGGTCGTCTCAGCCTGTGCTGGGGGCGGGACTGCCAGTCTCCATGGTATTCTAGACAGGAGAGAATCAGGAGAGCCTCTGAAAGAAAAATAGGGCCTTGGgaggaaaataattatttgatttctAAAATGCGAGAGGCCAGAACAGAAGGAAAACACAAGCCAGAGCGAATAAGAGCTTCTGACTTAACGACAACCTCACGGGACCTCCCGGGAGCCTGTGGAGGCCTCTGTGCTCATGGCAGCCGCTCGGAAGAAGCCAGATGCCAGCGTCCCTGAGTTTCACTCACCTGCCTCTCCAGGATCCTCTTCCGCTCTATctcctgcttccttttctttttcagttcctCAAACTGTTCTTTGGTCGGCAGTGACATCAAACCAAGCAACTTTTCCTGTAGGGAGTCAGCAATTTTACACTTAAACCCTTTCCgcgggaaaaaaaagaaaaaaagaatctgaagctcCCTAATGAGAGCCTGCTGAAGCTATGTCACGTCGGTCTCGGACAGCCACCCTAACGAGCAGAGCAGGGAAGGACCTAACCCTGAAATCGGGTCCGTGCCAGCGTCCTTCTGGAAGGGCCAGCCTTTTCATTAGGAGATGATCAGCACCAGACACCTTGGTTCCCTGCCGTCTCAGTGAGGCCTTTTCCTGCCCTCCCTGTCTATTAACACACCCGTAAGCCGCCATCTgagccccacccccacgcccTCCTTTCAGTTCTCCGCAGCCCTTTCCACCCTCGTAAGCCATATGTTCTGTTCTTTCTCATCTATCCCCTCTATAATACAAGCTTTATGAGAACGGAACGGTCTATCAGGACACCCAGCACCTAAAACACCGCCTGGGCTGCAGCGGGCACCCACCAACGACCATGGAATACAGTCCTCCATCAAAAGCAGGAAGGGCCTCACTCTGCATTATGGTGTCAGATAACTAACCCAACAGGACACGTAGATCTCCGTCAGGGCCCCACAGGGGACTGACTGTGACTCTCACAAGGGCTTTCTGAGGTCGAGACGACTCAGATGCAGTCTCCCAAGTGGAGTGGGCCCTTGAACAATCACTGTATCCTCCAGACCAATAGCCCAGGAAGAGTCCCCCAGGAGCTTATCCAGAGGAGCAAATGCTCTGTGCAAGCAGGTCCACCAGGCACTCCTCACAACAGCAGAGAAGTGGGAGCCTATCAAATGCGCAGGGACAGGGGAATAGCTACATAAAGGGCGGCGCATACTCAGAGCAGGGTCTGTGTCACTTTTCTTTGACATGCAGATTTTTCTCTAGATGTGGCTGACACCCTTGTAATCCTAAAGAGAAGTAAGTGTACGAACAGAAAACAAGCAAGCCGTGGGCCTGTCCGCCCTCTGATGGTGGAAGTGCGGCGGCTTTACCTGCACAAACAGTGTGGCCGAGTATCTGATCATCCTCTGCAGCCGCAGAGCGTTCGGATGTGGCGGCGGGTCCTGCTTCACGTCTAGGGTTAAGATCTTCTTACTGCATGAGAACAAACACGTCGCTGTAAGAGGCACGGCCAGCCTCAGAAACATGGATGGAGAATCCCGAGTCGCCAGGCTTGCATGCTGGCAAGCGATGAGGAGAAATGGGCTCAAGGCTCCCCTGAAATGCCCTTGCGGGTGAAGCCCATTTCTTACCCGATGGCTGCACCCAAGGCCCCAAACAAGCACGGGGGCAAACGACAAACACTCAGCCACCTCGGGCCCGTGACCGGTGCCGCAGAGCAGCCCTGTGCTTAGTTTAACATTCTGCTCCCTGTCTCACAAGTCtcctttttcacatttatttatgtatttggctgcatcaggcccTAGTTCCTGCTGCAGGCTCTTGGGTGTGGCACACAGACATCTCTCCAGTTGTGGggcgagggctcagtagttgcagcacacgggcttagctgccctgtggtctgtggaatctcagttccccgatcagggattgaacccatttcggaaggcagattcctaaccactggaccaccagggaagtcccttacaaTTCTTAACTTTGATCAGGGGacctacattttcattttgcatctaACCCTGCAACCTATGTAGCTAGTCTTTCATGTACAGATGGACAAGGGTTCCGTATCTCTGTTCTCTGAGTCAGAGTACTTCCTACACTGCAAAGGGCTGATCTAACCCCAATAGCCAACCCACAGTTAAAAAGCAGtagctgggaattccctggtgatccagtggttaaagactcGGCCACTTTCACTGCCCTAAGCCTGgttttggtccctggttggggaactaaaatcccacaagccacacagtgcagccaaagaaaaaaaaaaagcagtggtcAAATTGAAGAAAGAACCTGGACTTCCGTTCTGGCTCCAGCACTTTGGCTAGCTGTGGGGCATTCCTGCACCTATGCAATGGGGGTGCTACCCTCTACGTCACAGGGTAACTGTGGTAGGACACAGGAGCCACTCTGTGTGGAAACAGCCGACACACAGCTGATGCCAATCAGCTCCCGTTCCTGTAACAATCACGAACAGTAAAAATCCTCAGGCAACAGTTACTGAGACGCACTGAGGTCCGGAGCTGGCAGccccctcagcctcctcctcacACACACCCCCGATCAGCAGGACCAGGTAAGCTAGGTCTGCTGGTCGCCCACCACCCCGTAAACCCAGCACATCCTCCACTGAAGGCAACAGGTACGAACGTCACCTAACAGACCTTACCTTAACACATCTATTAGCTCATACACTTTCTGCACTTCCACTCGAAGGTCACTGGCGTGTTCCAGACTGTAGGTTGTCTCTCCGGCACTAGGGAGAAATAAGGCAGATGTTTGATCTAAGTTTCACTGCACTGAACGGAGACAGTGGTGTAAAAGGCTCTACAGTTTAAGGCCTCACAGAGAGGGGGACAGTTAATTCTCTTCAAACGGCATTTGGACTCCCCCACCTggtggctccgctggtaaagaatccgcctgcaatgtgggagacctgggttcaatccctgggctgggaagatgccctggagacgggaaaggctaccccctccagtgttctggcctggagaattccatggacagtatagtccatcggtcacaaacagacacgactgagcaactttcactgtcactttaaTATAATGCAATATTCGTTCCTTTTCAAATTGTGAGTGTTAATTAACTAGAAATCGCTTTTAATGTGCCAATGCCGTGGGAAAACTAGTGCCAAGGCCTATGGGGCCAGCTCCTAAGCTCACTGTCAAAATAAGTAGGACTGACCCTGCTTCAGCCTACTAACACTTTCTCTGAACAACTTCTGTGCATCTAGGAAGAGAGATGAAATGGTTTATACATGAGCTGCTTACACTATACCAGAGGAGAGGGcacttttctttcctcaaagACTACCCAGAGAGCAGAGGAGGGGACGTTAGGAAAGGCCAGTGGGAGCTTAACCTCAGTCTCAGAGGAACAACGCGGTTATCATGTGGTCTTAGGATTTCATTTACGAGTCTGCCACTCCCACCAGGCggcttccttgggggctcagtggtaaagattctgcctgccaagcaggagaccctggattcgatccctggggcaggacgatcccctggaaaagaaaatggcaacccactccagtattcttgcctgggaaatcccatggacagaggaggctggcgggctgcagtccatggggtggaaaagagtcagacatcacttagcaaccaagagcacacacacactcccaccaGACTGCTGAAGGCCAAATGCAGTGACCATGGCTTTTCATTTTTACACCCCCAGTAACTAGCACATGGGACGAGCCTAAACAAGGTTTACTGAGAACAGAAACATTTCAGATGATCTCCCAGCTATTAATCCAGCCTCAGCTATAGCCACTAAACTCCCTTCCTGAGGCAGCAGCaagtaaagttaaataaaagaaCTGCCAGGTCTACCTGTTTTCCCTCTATCAGGCAATCCTGGCTGGAAAAATCCTGGCGTGTTctgtaatctacagattcagtaaaGTTGCTTCATCATCTCTAACTGCACAGTTTGCAAAAAGAACATCAGACCAGAACTAAGAGGACTTGGACTTTGTCTCGATATCGCCAAGTCATGTGGAAGATAACAGGGCTGGCCTAAATCTGGAATCGCTGCCCTGGTCCCAGGCACATCAACCCACCGTGTTATCCTCGGGGCACCCATCAGGCCGGGCTTCGTTACCTTGGGTGTTATTGCCCACTTGTTATGGTCTGCGCTCCCGTGATAATGAAGCTGTCTTGGCTATGCACTGCTGCAGCCCCAGCACCCAGAAGAGTGCTTGGCACCCAACGCGTGCTTGATAAACATCCCCTGAATGAATGAGGGACAGACTGAACGCACTCACTCGAAGCCCTTCAGAACTGGTCTTGGGAGGAAGAGTTAAGACACCTGGAAACGTTCTCAGCGATGGCAGCTCCCCTCTAGCGAGAGGAGAGCCCACTGATCCACAATTGTGTCTAAAGCACAAAGCAAAAAAGCCAAGAGCACACTGGGAGAGGAGGCCCTCGGGTGACAACGTCCTAAGGAGAGGCTAGGTGCCAGCACGATGCCAGGAACACAGCTGTCCTTGCTGGCGTCCAGGTAGAAGGCAGGCCTGCTCTAATCTCAAACCCACGGGCAGGGGCGGGAGGAGGGCGTGTTGAGTCCAGTGAGTTCGTTAGGAAAGGAGCAGGCGGCAGATGCTCCGAGTCGACTCCCCGCCATCCCGGGGAGGTTTACGCTTCTTCGCACCAACTCACAGGAAGGCAGTGTGACCCACTGAGTCACATGACTGCTCGGTGAACTGCAGGCGGAGAAGGGACTGGGGCCCTTCCCTGCTCTCCTTCAGGGCCAGCGGTCTCGGGCAAGGGGTGCAAAGAGGACTGGGACCCAGGGGGCGTAAATATACGGGGTAGTCAGGGACACTGGGGCTGAGAGGGCTCAAGAAACAGGGCTCCCCGCACTTCCACCGTCTGCTGCCAGGGGCTGTGGCGTCTAGTTGTGAGCAccgaggggaaaggggcagggcctACACTTTCAGCTACTAAAGAACTGACctaaaatgacagaaaacagTCACCACTGAGTCAGTAAAACATAGAGGAAGAGCTTACTTTAATGATGCTGCCATCTTGATGTATTCAGGAGCTTTCTGGTCAACTTTCTCCATGCAAAGCCGTAATTTCtaagaacaaaaaagaagaggTGAGTTGTGTCTCAAGGTACAGAAAATGCAACAAAAAGGTTATGCAGAATCAATGGAGATGTATATAAAATGTGcagttttctaaattaaaaaaaaaaagcagagagtgGCTTTTAGTTTTGTTCTGTTCACTGTTATCAATTTCCTGATTTACAGACCTACTCTACAAGAAAATCTtgtaggaaggaaagaagggtgaACTTTGACCAGATGTTTTTGACAGGAGCAAGACCTTCCAGGACACAAGTCATGTGAGTTCACCAAGGTAGCGAGAAGATATCAGTTGCTATGGCCTTTATCTGCCAGGTGACGCCGGACGCCGCACAAGGCACGGCCAGGGCTCCCTTCAGAAAAGCAGGAAACCACAAGCTCGGCGGCTGTTTACAGAGACTGTCAGATCGTGAGCTCCGCACAACAGTGGACAACGGCAATGTCTGCAGCGCAGCAAGGTTTAATTAACACCACTTCTAGCAGTCTGACTGTTTTCATGGTGGTTCCAGAAACACAGCCACTGGGACCGGAAGAACTGCTAACAGTTACCACTCAGTGATGACCAGACAAAAACTCTCTCCTCCCCTGTCCGGTTTTGCTCAAGCTGCTTCCTTCCGCTGCCAGGCTGCTTTCCTCCTCCCCGTTTCCTATCACCTCCCTGCCCAACACCCTCCTGCCTCATCCTTCTCAGCCTGCAGGCCTCATCCGGGTTAGGAGGCAGTCAAGCTCACGCCCAGTCCGACTCTAAACCGCAGGCTCTGACCACACTCTGCTCCTGTAATGCAGCAGCTACTGAAGGCCCTGCAGGGCCGCTGGTGGTAACCAGAGCTAAGGCATTTTATGGACTCAAAAGAGGAAGCTCTACACTTCTgggaagtttctctttttttttttttcttttttgggaagTTTCTCAAACTCCCAAGTGAGTGTCCTAGGACCCTCTGGTCCACCATTCACCACCAGCTCCTGCTCCTGCTCTGACCACAGAAGCTGTCTACACTGCATGGAAACCAGCCTTCCTCCTCTTGCCCCGGGCCACCGAAAGCGCCAACCTCCAACTCTCAGGTGGGCAGGGAGGGCAAGGTAGCAAGTTTGTTGCAACACACCCAGTGACTCTGCGACTCACTCAGGGCCCTAGCTAGTGCCCTCTGGCAGAAACTAAAAACGATTGAAAGGAACGATTTCACAAAGCATTCTTCAAAATCTGCAGGCGTGCATATGACAATCAGCCCGGCCTCTCAAATCGGACTCAGCCGGCCCAGGAATCACCTCGTAGAGCTTCACGATGTCGGGCGTGTGCTCCTTCTCGTCGATTTGCTGCTCCCTCTTGAGAAGCGTGTCCTTGCAGTGTGTGCAGCAGCGGATCCGGTCGTCGTCCTTCTCGTCCAGGACAGAGC is a genomic window of Cervus canadensis isolate Bull #8, Minnesota chromosome 22, ASM1932006v1, whole genome shotgun sequence containing:
- the RBSN gene encoding rabenosyn-5, yielding MASLEDPGEVREGFLCPLCLKDLQSLHQLRSHYEEEHSGEDRDVRGQIKSLVQKARKAKNRLLKREGDDRAESGTHGYESFSYGGVDPYMWEPQELGAMRSHLSDFKKHRAARIDHYVVEVNKLIIRLEKLTAFDRTNTESAKIRAIEKSVVPWVNDQDVPFCPDCGNKFSIRNRRHHCRLCGSIMCKKCMELISLPLANKLTSASKDSLSTHTSPSQSPNSVHGSRRGSISSVSSVSSVLDEKDDDRIRCCTHCKDTLLKREQQIDEKEHTPDIVKLYEKLRLCMEKVDQKAPEYIKMAASLNAGETTYSLEHASDLRVEVQKVYELIDVLSKKILTLDVKQDPPPHPNALRLQRMIRYSATLFVQEKLLGLMSLPTKEQFEELKKKRKQEIERKRILERQAALESQRRLEERRSDLASRATNGEVVPPRRGPAPPRKAEGWLPLSEGQRQSEDPDPLLQQIHNITSFIRQARAAGRTDEVRTLQENLRQLQDEYEQQQTEKAIELSRRQAEEEDLQRAQLQALRAREWARERGQAASLHTRTRSLDFREVRPFQLEPGREPRTHLAHALDLGSSPAQSGTATKTSPPSLAPEPFRGWSGPPALGREFLPQSTPSQRSEAPSLNPFDEEEDLASPSAEGTASPPAPEPSLGPPARPLREYNPFEEEEEEEAVAGNPFARPDSPAPNPFDEEDEHPPRTPASPPVPGNPFEEAPCTNPFEEDSDGGREGAEPIEEELLLQQIDNIKAYIFDAKQRGRLDEVEVLTENLRELRRALAKQKGGSD